A single Pseudomonas putida DNA region contains:
- a CDS encoding ProQ/FinO family protein codes for MGFEQLAELRDRLRSEKEQQKAENPRPAKRKPAPQAKAREVDPAVEAIWPLQKHFPLAFPVNPAPKVPLKEGIFKDAEQHLELLGITSEQLKLGISTWCRGNRYWASMVENAPRLDLNGQPAGVVTAGQALYAKQQASRQRGKDRKNRAKPKAAAPAPVADSASEQAAD; via the coding sequence ATGGGTTTTGAACAACTAGCTGAGTTACGTGACCGCCTGCGGTCTGAAAAAGAACAGCAGAAGGCCGAGAACCCGCGCCCAGCCAAGCGCAAGCCCGCGCCGCAGGCGAAGGCGCGTGAGGTGGACCCGGCGGTGGAAGCGATCTGGCCATTGCAGAAGCACTTCCCCTTGGCGTTCCCTGTAAACCCAGCCCCCAAGGTGCCGCTCAAAGAGGGCATCTTCAAAGATGCCGAGCAACACCTGGAGCTGCTTGGCATCACCAGTGAACAGCTCAAGCTGGGCATCTCGACCTGGTGCCGTGGCAACCGCTACTGGGCAAGCATGGTAGAGAACGCACCGCGCCTGGACCTGAACGGCCAGCCCGCTGGCGTTGTCACTGCGGGCCAGGCGCTGTATGCCAAGCAGCAAGCTTCGCGGCAGCGCGGCAAAGACCGTAAAAACCGTGCGAAGCCCAAAGCGGCTGCTCCAGCGCCGGTCGCTGATAGCGCGTCGGAACAGGCTGCGGACTGA